The following proteins are co-located in the Streptomyces bottropensis ATCC 25435 genome:
- a CDS encoding RidA family protein, translating into MTAIDSYSHGVSGEREFGFAQAIRVDHTIYVSGQLSHDAEGSFLHPDDFDAQSEQVFANFEKVLAHYGATRNQVVSETQCIVDLPKYDNAMAAANLAYFGDHRPTSSTIGVAHLFFPGQLIETNFVIDTRLPA; encoded by the coding sequence TTGACTGCGATCGATTCCTACAGCCATGGCGTCTCGGGCGAGCGCGAGTTCGGCTTCGCCCAGGCCATCAGGGTCGACCACACGATCTATGTCTCGGGCCAGCTCTCCCATGACGCAGAGGGCAGCTTCCTCCACCCCGACGACTTCGACGCCCAGAGCGAGCAGGTCTTCGCCAACTTCGAGAAGGTCCTCGCCCACTACGGCGCCACCCGCAACCAGGTCGTGTCCGAGACCCAGTGCATCGTTGACCTGCCGAAGTACGACAACGCGATGGCGGCCGCCAACCTGGCCTACTTCGGCGACCATCGCCCCACCAGCAGCACCATCGGCGTGGCCCACCTGTTCTTCCCCGGCCAGCTCATCGAGACCAACTTCGTCATCGACACCCGTCTGCCCGCCTGA
- a CDS encoding SRPBCC family protein, which translates to MAQAYWSSVFTSSADETWAVVRRFNGLPDRHPAIRASGIIGGEGGLTPGAVRLLTGVDGGIYRERLVGLDDAGRKLSYEIVEAPLPVRGYRSTLHVQPVSDTGGAFLSWHATFEPAEGTTAQDATAILEAAYAPALAGLHTIIA; encoded by the coding sequence ATGGCACAGGCGTACTGGAGCTCGGTCTTCACCAGCTCCGCGGACGAGACATGGGCCGTCGTCCGGCGGTTCAACGGCCTGCCCGACCGGCACCCGGCCATCCGGGCGAGCGGGATCATCGGGGGCGAGGGCGGGCTCACCCCCGGTGCGGTCCGCCTTCTCACCGGGGTGGACGGCGGCATCTATCGGGAACGGCTCGTGGGCCTGGACGATGCCGGCCGGAAGCTGAGTTACGAGATCGTCGAGGCACCGCTGCCGGTCCGTGGCTACCGCTCGACGTTGCACGTCCAGCCCGTCTCCGACACCGGCGGCGCCTTTCTCAGCTGGCACGCCACCTTCGAGCCGGCCGAGGGCACCACCGCCCAGGACGCCACCGCAATCCTCGAAGCCGCCTACGCCCCCGCCCTCGCAGGCCTCCACACGATCATCGCCTGA
- a CDS encoding NADH:flavin oxidoreductase/NADH oxidase — translation MSTLFTPLTLRSLEIPNRVWMSPMCMYSAAAQGPDTGVPTDFHLTHLASRAAGGAGLVMAEATGVRPDGRISPWDLGLWNDRQQEAFTRIVKAVKAHGAVPAMQLAHAGRKTSMDKPWLSDRYVPEAEGGWQPVAPSAIAFGGLAVPHELTVEEIQQLVRDFADSARRALAAGFQVVEVHGAHGFLINSFLSPASNHRTDAYGGSFENRLRFVLEVVDAVRAVWPEDLPVFFRTSATDWLTENPEDQREGWTGDDTVRLAKELQAHGIDLLDVSTGGMVPDAKIVAGPNYQVPFATQARQATGIPTGAVGIITEPQQAEDILTSGQADAVLLGRELLRNPYWPQHAALALDAEPTWPDQYAYVVKRHKP, via the coding sequence ATGAGTACCCTGTTCACCCCCCTCACCCTGCGATCCCTTGAGATACCCAACCGGGTGTGGATGTCCCCGATGTGCATGTACTCCGCCGCGGCCCAAGGCCCGGACACCGGTGTGCCGACCGACTTCCACCTCACCCACCTGGCCTCCCGCGCCGCTGGCGGGGCGGGCCTGGTCATGGCCGAGGCCACCGGTGTGCGCCCCGACGGGCGCATCAGCCCCTGGGACCTGGGCCTGTGGAACGACCGCCAGCAGGAGGCGTTCACCCGCATCGTCAAGGCCGTCAAGGCGCACGGCGCCGTCCCGGCCATGCAGCTCGCCCACGCCGGCCGCAAGACGTCGATGGACAAGCCCTGGCTCTCCGACCGGTACGTGCCCGAGGCCGAGGGCGGCTGGCAGCCCGTCGCCCCCAGCGCCATCGCGTTCGGCGGACTGGCTGTTCCTCATGAACTGACCGTGGAGGAGATCCAGCAGCTTGTCCGGGACTTCGCGGACTCCGCGCGGCGCGCGCTGGCCGCCGGGTTCCAGGTCGTCGAGGTGCACGGCGCCCACGGCTTCCTGATCAACTCCTTCCTCTCCCCGGCGTCCAACCACCGCACCGACGCCTACGGTGGCAGCTTCGAGAACCGCCTCCGCTTCGTCCTGGAGGTCGTCGACGCCGTCCGCGCGGTGTGGCCCGAGGACCTGCCGGTCTTCTTCCGCACCTCGGCCACCGACTGGCTGACCGAGAACCCCGAGGACCAGCGCGAGGGCTGGACCGGGGACGACACCGTTCGCCTCGCCAAGGAACTCCAGGCCCACGGCATCGACCTGCTCGACGTGTCCACCGGCGGCATGGTCCCCGACGCCAAGATCGTCGCCGGACCCAACTACCAGGTGCCCTTCGCCACCCAGGCACGCCAGGCCACCGGCATCCCCACCGGCGCCGTCGGCATCATCACCGAGCCGCAGCAGGCCGAGGACATCCTCACCAGCGGGCAGGCCGACGCGGTCCTCCTCGGCCGTGAACTCCTGCGCAACCCCTACTGGCCACAGCACGCCGCGCTCGCGCTCGACGCCGAGCCGACCTGGCCCGACCAGTACGCCTACGTCGTCAAGCGCCACAAGCCCTGA
- a CDS encoding SDR family oxidoreductase has protein sequence MNHLQDKVIVITGASSGIGAVSAKALAARGAKIVATARSQEDLDQLVADINKPGGTAVAKLTDVADTAAMQALADFSVERFGRIDVLVNNAGLMLFSFWKDLALDDWNRMIDVNIRGYLNGVHAVLPVMLRQKSGHILNVDSVAGHQVGDGAGVYSSTKFFVQAMTESMRKELGVREGIKASTISPGVIDTGWADKVTDPVGRKAAQELNAIAVSPQSVADAVVHALDQPADVTVNDLIISPTRQNW, from the coding sequence ATGAACCACCTTCAGGACAAGGTCATCGTCATCACCGGTGCCTCCTCCGGTATCGGCGCCGTCAGCGCCAAGGCTCTCGCCGCCCGCGGCGCCAAGATCGTCGCCACCGCCCGCAGCCAGGAGGACCTCGACCAGCTGGTCGCCGACATCAACAAGCCCGGCGGCACCGCCGTCGCCAAGCTCACCGATGTCGCCGACACCGCCGCCATGCAGGCACTGGCCGACTTCTCTGTCGAACGGTTCGGCCGGATCGACGTCCTGGTCAACAACGCCGGCCTGATGCTGTTCTCCTTCTGGAAGGACCTCGCGCTCGACGACTGGAACCGGATGATCGACGTGAACATCCGCGGCTACCTCAACGGCGTCCACGCCGTCCTTCCGGTCATGCTGCGCCAGAAGTCCGGCCACATCCTCAACGTGGACTCGGTCGCCGGCCACCAGGTCGGCGACGGCGCCGGTGTCTACAGCTCCACCAAGTTCTTCGTCCAGGCCATGACCGAGTCCATGCGCAAGGAGCTCGGCGTCCGCGAAGGCATCAAGGCCTCCACCATCAGCCCCGGCGTCATCGACACCGGCTGGGCCGACAAGGTCACCGACCCCGTCGGCCGCAAGGCGGCCCAGGAACTGAACGCCATCGCCGTCAGCCCGCAAAGCGTCGCCGACGCCGTCGTCCACGCCCTCGACCAGCCCGCCGACGTCACCGTCAACGACCTGATCATCTCCCCCACCCGCCAGAACTGGTAA
- a CDS encoding VOC family protein yields the protein MSGLASPIPRFHLAVPVDDLDAARRFYGETLGLEQGRSADTWVDWNLHGHQFVAHLAPARTEQIHNPVDGHDVPVPHFGLILTIDAFHRLADRLRAADTAFVIEPYVRFAGETGEQWTMFLLDPAGNALEFKAFADDSQVFATP from the coding sequence ATGTCCGGTCTCGCCTCCCCGATCCCCCGCTTCCACCTCGCCGTCCCGGTCGACGACCTGGACGCCGCCCGCCGCTTCTACGGCGAGACGCTCGGCCTGGAGCAGGGCCGTAGCGCCGACACCTGGGTGGACTGGAACCTGCACGGCCACCAGTTCGTCGCCCACCTCGCCCCGGCCCGCACCGAACAGATACACAACCCGGTCGACGGCCACGACGTCCCCGTACCGCACTTCGGGCTGATCCTGACCATCGACGCCTTCCACCGGCTCGCCGACCGGCTGCGCGCCGCGGACACCGCATTCGTCATCGAGCCCTACGTGCGCTTCGCAGGCGAAACCGGCGAGCAGTGGACGATGTTCCTGCTCGACCCGGCAGGCAACGCCCTGGAGTTCAAGGCGTTCGCCGACGACTCCCAAGTGTTCGCCACGCCATGA
- a CDS encoding nuclear transport factor 2 family protein: MSKPTYVADHIAITEVLEKYNQGVAKADSSIMKPAFAEEATIFGVENGKLSGGAITALYQGIDRDFHPSPEGRAVIAYINVTGTAANARVDTNDVSGLCFTDYFNLLKVDGTWTIVSKIYHTNDAPKS, translated from the coding sequence ATGTCGAAACCGACCTATGTCGCTGACCACATCGCAATCACCGAGGTGCTGGAAAAGTACAACCAGGGCGTCGCCAAGGCCGACAGCTCGATCATGAAGCCCGCGTTCGCCGAAGAGGCGACGATCTTCGGCGTGGAGAACGGCAAGCTCTCCGGCGGCGCGATCACGGCCCTCTACCAGGGGATCGACAGGGATTTCCACCCCTCGCCGGAAGGCCGCGCCGTGATCGCCTACATCAACGTGACCGGCACTGCAGCCAACGCACGTGTCGATACCAACGATGTCTCCGGCCTGTGCTTCACCGACTACTTCAACCTGTTGAAAGTCGATGGCACGTGGACCATTGTCAGCAAGATCTACCACACCAACGACGCGCCGAAATCGTAG
- the namA gene encoding NADPH dehydrogenase NamA yields MSAHLFDPLTIRDVTFRNRIAMSPMCMHSADAQGRATDFHTVHYGARALGGAGLVMLETAAVLPNGQIGPGDLGIWSDDHVAGLSGIVEVIHGFGARAGAQIGHAGRQLGVESETPVAPSPIPFSDGSRVPQELGVGDIKEVVEAFRTAAARAKAAGFDVLEVHTAHGFLLNEFLSPLANHRTDEYGGSRENRYRIVRETIDAVRGEWDGPLFVRISSTDYAEGGNAPEDFVTYGRWMKEQGVDLIDASSGGIAPVKVRSYPNYQVPAAELIRREVGIKTGAVGLIESGRQAEEILQNDRADIVLVGREMLKDPFWARTAADELRAAIEVPLQYTRYGSAWQRSQPPLPAAPMDATVS; encoded by the coding sequence GTGTCCGCACACCTTTTTGACCCGCTCACGATCCGCGACGTCACCTTCCGGAACCGGATCGCCATGTCCCCGATGTGCATGCACTCCGCTGACGCCCAGGGGCGGGCCACCGACTTCCACACGGTGCATTACGGCGCGCGGGCACTGGGCGGTGCCGGCCTCGTGATGCTGGAGACGGCGGCGGTACTGCCCAACGGGCAGATCGGCCCGGGCGACCTCGGCATCTGGAGCGATGACCACGTCGCCGGCCTGTCGGGCATCGTCGAGGTGATCCACGGTTTCGGCGCCAGGGCCGGCGCCCAGATCGGCCATGCGGGGCGGCAGCTCGGCGTGGAGTCCGAGACCCCGGTGGCCCCCTCCCCCATTCCCTTCAGTGACGGTTCACGCGTTCCGCAGGAGCTTGGCGTCGGGGACATCAAGGAGGTCGTCGAGGCATTCCGGACTGCGGCGGCACGGGCGAAGGCCGCCGGATTCGACGTGCTCGAGGTGCACACGGCGCACGGCTTCCTGCTCAACGAGTTCCTCTCGCCCCTGGCCAACCACCGCACGGACGAGTACGGAGGCAGCCGGGAGAACCGCTACAGGATCGTGCGGGAGACCATCGACGCGGTGCGCGGCGAGTGGGACGGCCCGCTGTTCGTCCGCATCTCTTCGACCGACTACGCGGAAGGCGGGAACGCGCCGGAGGACTTCGTCACCTACGGCAGGTGGATGAAGGAGCAGGGCGTCGACCTGATCGACGCCTCATCCGGCGGCATCGCCCCGGTGAAGGTGCGGTCCTACCCGAACTACCAGGTGCCCGCCGCGGAACTGATTCGCAGGGAGGTGGGAATCAAGACCGGTGCTGTCGGCCTGATCGAGAGCGGCCGCCAGGCTGAGGAGATCCTGCAAAACGACCGCGCCGACATCGTGCTGGTCGGCCGGGAGATGCTGAAGGACCCCTTCTGGGCCCGGACCGCCGCGGACGAGCTGCGTGCCGCCATCGAGGTCCCGTTGCAGTACACCCGCTACGGGTCGGCCTGGCAGCGCTCGCAGCCCCCGCTGCCCGCCGCGCCGATGGACGCCACGGTCTCCTAA
- a CDS encoding winged helix-turn-helix transcriptional regulator: MEATVKIIGGKWKGVILFHLLEGTMRFNELHRQVPGIAPRLLTKQLRELEEDGLVQRTVYPVVPPKVEYTLTEEARSMEPLLIGLSNWGEQWLARRGIVLPDPKDAQEEPSSATPSAPSEA; the protein is encoded by the coding sequence ATGGAAGCAACAGTCAAGATCATCGGCGGGAAGTGGAAAGGTGTGATCCTTTTCCATCTGCTTGAGGGGACCATGCGGTTCAACGAGCTGCATCGCCAGGTGCCCGGCATCGCTCCGCGCCTGCTGACCAAGCAACTGCGTGAGCTGGAGGAGGACGGTCTGGTGCAGCGAACTGTCTACCCGGTCGTCCCGCCCAAGGTGGAGTACACCTTGACCGAGGAGGCCCGCTCGATGGAGCCGCTGCTGATCGGACTCAGCAACTGGGGTGAGCAGTGGTTGGCCCGACGTGGCATCGTCCTGCCGGATCCCAAGGACGCGCAGGAGGAACCCTCCTCCGCCACGCCGTCGGCACCGTCCGAGGCTTAA
- a CDS encoding SDR family oxidoreductase — protein sequence MTTTLITGANKGLGHETARQLIAAGHTVYMGARDAERGRRAAEQLGARFVLLDVTDDATVEAAAKTIAADGGLDVLINNAGIASRADAHSVPTAETVTADQMRNTFETNVFGVVRVTHAFLPLLQRSAAPVVVNVTGGLASLTNLSDPGHPTHFYPGVAYPASKTAVNMLTVQYAKAFPDMRINSVEPGFIKTDLNDNTGTQTVEQGAEIIVRMAQIGPDGPTGGYFDANGPLPW from the coding sequence ATGACGACAACACTGATCACCGGAGCCAACAAGGGCCTCGGCCACGAGACCGCCCGCCAGCTCATCGCCGCAGGTCACACCGTCTATATGGGTGCCCGCGACGCCGAGCGCGGACGCCGGGCCGCCGAGCAGCTGGGCGCACGGTTCGTCCTCCTCGACGTCACCGACGACGCCACGGTCGAGGCCGCGGCCAAGACCATCGCGGCCGACGGCGGCCTCGACGTACTGATCAACAACGCCGGAATCGCGAGCAGGGCCGACGCCCACAGTGTGCCCACCGCCGAGACCGTGACCGCCGACCAGATGCGGAACACCTTCGAGACGAACGTCTTCGGCGTCGTCCGCGTCACCCACGCCTTCCTGCCCCTGCTGCAGCGCTCGGCCGCACCGGTCGTGGTCAACGTCACCGGCGGCCTCGCCTCGCTGACAAACCTCTCCGACCCCGGGCATCCCACGCACTTCTACCCGGGCGTCGCCTACCCGGCGTCCAAGACCGCGGTCAACATGCTCACCGTGCAGTACGCGAAGGCGTTCCCTGACATGCGGATCAACTCCGTCGAGCCCGGCTTCATCAAGACGGACCTCAACGACAACACCGGCACGCAGACCGTCGAGCAGGGCGCCGAGATCATCGTCCGCATGGCGCAGATCGGTCCCGACGGCCCGACCGGCGGCTACTTCGACGCCAACGGTCCGCTGCCCTGGTGA
- a CDS encoding helix-turn-helix transcriptional regulator, with protein MTATELGQALRRWRDRAAPHAAGLPSGGHRRAAGLRREELALLAGISADYITRLEQGRAANPSGQVVEALARALRLSADERAYLFGLAGLTPPGPDMVPGHITPSVQRLLDRLVDAPVAVSDAAMTLLLANSMYAALMGDPSGLRGPERNDAWRTFMGVPTRVRHTPEERSACEAGMVSQLRRTAARYPADRQLRRLIAELRTDSERFAELWDAGAVGRLEAWHKTIEHPQVGLLTLDCDLLRLEESGLYILVYSAEPGTRAAEKLELISVVGIQNLVE; from the coding sequence ATGACCGCGACGGAACTCGGACAGGCACTGCGGCGCTGGCGCGACCGGGCCGCCCCGCACGCGGCGGGCCTGCCCTCCGGTGGACACCGGCGCGCGGCCGGTCTGCGGCGCGAGGAGCTGGCCCTGCTGGCCGGGATCTCGGCCGACTACATCACGCGCCTCGAACAGGGCCGGGCGGCCAACCCCTCCGGGCAGGTCGTCGAGGCGCTGGCCCGTGCGCTGCGGCTGTCGGCAGACGAGCGGGCATACCTGTTCGGGCTGGCGGGGCTGACTCCGCCCGGTCCCGACATGGTGCCCGGGCACATCACGCCCAGCGTCCAGCGGCTGCTGGACCGGCTCGTCGACGCACCCGTCGCGGTCTCCGACGCGGCCATGACGCTGCTGCTGGCCAACTCGATGTACGCGGCGCTGATGGGCGACCCGTCCGGCCTGCGCGGCCCGGAACGCAACGACGCGTGGCGCACCTTCATGGGGGTGCCGACCCGGGTGCGGCATACGCCCGAGGAACGCAGCGCCTGCGAGGCCGGCATGGTCTCCCAGCTGCGGAGGACCGCCGCCCGCTATCCGGCGGACCGCCAACTTCGACGCCTGATCGCGGAGTTGCGTACCGACAGCGAGCGATTCGCCGAGCTGTGGGACGCGGGCGCTGTGGGACGGCTCGAAGCCTGGCACAAGACGATCGAGCATCCGCAAGTGGGACTGCTGACCCTGGACTGCGACCTGCTCCGGCTGGAGGAGAGCGGCCTGTACATCCTCGTCTACTCGGCCGAGCCGGGCACTAGGGCCGCCGAGAAGCTGGAGCTGATCTCGGTGGTCGGCATCCAGAACCTGGTCGAGTAG
- a CDS encoding IS110 family transposase, which produces MCRPRPAGYRKLLAWLRSFGTLVLVGVEGTGAYEAGLARHLREQDVAVVEIGRPDRKARRCQGKSAPVDAEAAARAALAQRRTGILKQRDGRVEALWSLRCPPHRDPPTR; this is translated from the coding sequence ATCTGTCGGCCCCGCCCGGCCGGCTATCGCAAGCTCCTGGCGTGGCTCCGCTCGTTCGGCACCCTGGTGCTGGTCGGAGTGGAGGGCACCGGCGCCTACGAGGCCGGGCTCGCCCGCCACCTGCGCGAGCAGGACGTCGCGGTGGTCGAGATCGGCCGCCCGGACCGCAAGGCCCGCCGCTGCCAGGGCAAGTCCGCCCCCGTCGACGCCGAAGCGGCGGCCCGCGCCGCCCTCGCCCAGCGCCGCACCGGCATACTCAAGCAGCGCGACGGCCGGGTGGAGGCCCTGTGGAGCCTGCGTTGCCCGCCGCACCGCGATCCGCCAACGCGCTGA
- a CDS encoding carotenoid oxygenase family protein: MNPKNGFQGAYTPVAEEVTSFDLPVTGTIPAELNGRYLRNGPNPLNLDEPRLHLFTGTGMVHGVRLREGKAEWYRNRWVRSARVAEALGEQPRPGASMRRVDAGPNTHVIGHANRTFALVEGGSRPYELAYDLDTVGACDFDGTLRDGFVAHPKLDPATGELHAVTYVIGGDTLTYLVVSPLGKVVRSVAVPAPHAPLMHDFALTQRYAVLYDLPVTFSQAAADSGNAFPMNWNEARGGRIGLLPRSGTEVRWFDVNPCWVFHTLNAYDQGETVVVDVVRYPRMFVGAELMGNSFPTLDRWVIDTVTGKVTETRLDDHPQEFPVVSPAVVTGAYRYGYSAVTLDLIRYMGPAGTLDGLPVDAFSDSLIKHDLDRQTATVRGFGTGHYTSEAYFVPAQSARTEDDGYVLAYVFDPERGATDLVILSGQDFTGAPIATVHLPTRVPLGFHGSWIPDPA; encoded by the coding sequence ATGAACCCCAAGAACGGCTTCCAGGGCGCCTATACGCCTGTCGCCGAGGAAGTCACCTCCTTCGACCTCCCGGTCACCGGCACCATCCCCGCCGAGCTCAACGGCCGCTACCTGCGCAACGGCCCCAACCCCCTGAACCTCGACGAGCCCCGGCTCCACCTGTTCACCGGAACCGGCATGGTGCACGGCGTACGACTGCGCGAGGGCAAGGCCGAGTGGTACCGCAACCGCTGGGTGCGCTCGGCGCGCGTCGCCGAGGCACTCGGCGAACAGCCCCGCCCCGGCGCCTCAATGCGCCGCGTGGACGCCGGACCCAACACCCACGTCATCGGCCACGCCAACCGCACCTTCGCCTTGGTCGAAGGCGGCTCCCGACCCTACGAACTCGCCTACGACCTGGACACCGTGGGAGCCTGCGACTTCGACGGGACCCTGCGCGACGGCTTCGTCGCCCACCCCAAGCTGGACCCCGCCACCGGAGAACTGCACGCCGTTACCTACGTCATCGGCGGCGACACGCTGACCTACCTGGTCGTCTCCCCCCTCGGCAAGGTCGTGCGCAGCGTGGCCGTCCCCGCTCCGCACGCGCCCTTGATGCACGACTTCGCGCTGACCCAGAGGTACGCCGTGCTGTACGACCTCCCGGTCACCTTCAGCCAGGCTGCCGCAGATTCCGGCAACGCGTTCCCGATGAACTGGAACGAGGCCCGCGGCGGCCGCATCGGCTTGCTGCCCCGCAGCGGCACCGAGGTGCGCTGGTTCGATGTCAATCCGTGCTGGGTCTTCCATACCCTCAACGCCTACGACCAGGGCGAGACGGTCGTGGTCGACGTCGTGCGCTACCCGCGGATGTTCGTGGGGGCCGAGCTGATGGGCAACAGTTTTCCCACGCTCGACCGCTGGGTCATCGATACGGTCACCGGGAAGGTCACCGAGACGCGCCTCGACGACCACCCGCAGGAGTTCCCCGTGGTCAGTCCGGCCGTCGTCACCGGCGCCTACCGCTATGGATACTCCGCGGTCACCCTGGACCTGATCCGCTACATGGGTCCGGCCGGCACCCTGGACGGCCTGCCCGTCGACGCGTTCAGCGACTCGCTGATCAAGCACGACCTCGACCGGCAGACCGCGACGGTCCGCGGCTTCGGCACCGGTCACTACACCAGCGAGGCGTACTTCGTGCCCGCGCAGAGCGCGCGGACGGAGGACGACGGCTACGTCCTCGCCTACGTCTTCGACCCCGAGCGGGGTGCCACCGACCTGGTGATCCTCTCCGGGCAGGACTTCACCGGCGCCCCGATCGCCACCGTGCACCTGCCGACGCGCGTGCCGCTCGGCTTCCACGGCAGCTGGATACCCGATCCCGCCTGA
- a CDS encoding PadR family transcriptional regulator → MALRHAVLAALLDGESSGYELAKTFDAGMANFWHALPQQLYLELAKLEKDGLIQGRAVIQETRPTKRLFSVTNAGLAELERFAESSAKPAFIRDDLLVKVRAVDSASAKAVIEQLEERALIAAAKIDLFERYMERQRGDADEQAFLNSGDRIGPYLTCLRGLRYEQETADWCRQTAQILRERCGANVGT, encoded by the coding sequence ATGGCTCTGCGGCACGCGGTACTGGCCGCGCTACTGGACGGCGAGTCCAGCGGCTACGAACTGGCCAAGACGTTCGACGCGGGCATGGCCAACTTCTGGCACGCACTGCCCCAGCAGCTGTATCTGGAGCTGGCCAAACTGGAGAAGGACGGCCTGATCCAGGGGCGCGCCGTGATCCAGGAGACGCGCCCGACCAAGCGGCTCTTCTCGGTCACCAATGCCGGCCTCGCCGAGCTGGAACGGTTCGCCGAATCCAGCGCCAAGCCGGCCTTCATCCGCGACGATCTTCTGGTCAAGGTGCGGGCCGTGGACAGTGCGTCCGCGAAGGCCGTGATCGAACAGCTCGAAGAGCGGGCACTCATCGCCGCAGCCAAGATCGACCTCTTCGAGAGGTACATGGAACGCCAGCGCGGCGACGCCGATGAGCAGGCATTCCTGAACTCCGGCGACCGGATCGGGCCATACCTGACCTGTCTGCGCGGCCTCCGCTATGAGCAGGAGACGGCCGACTGGTGCCGACAGACCGCTCAAATCCTCCGCGAACGATGCGGGGCCAACGTCGGCACATGA